Proteins encoded within one genomic window of Pigmentiphaga sp. H8:
- a CDS encoding CBS domain-containing protein produces MIKVSEILRVKGDALYTASPDTPVGQVVDTMALQDIGSLVIMEFGELVGMLTFREIIRHLQANGGSLGTTTIRSIMDDAPVTVSPNTEVNEVRRLMLDKHARYIPVMDGRMLLGVISFYDVARAVLEAQGFENRMLKAYIRDWPGEQRETEGTL; encoded by the coding sequence ATGATCAAAGTCAGTGAAATCCTGCGCGTCAAGGGCGACGCGCTTTATACCGCCAGCCCCGATACCCCGGTCGGGCAGGTCGTCGATACGATGGCCCTGCAAGACATCGGCTCGCTGGTTATCATGGAGTTCGGCGAGCTGGTGGGCATGCTCACCTTCCGCGAAATCATCCGGCACCTGCAGGCCAACGGCGGTTCCCTGGGTACCACCACCATCCGGTCGATCATGGACGACGCGCCGGTCACGGTATCGCCGAACACTGAAGTCAACGAGGTGCGGCGCCTGATGCTCGACAAGCATGCCCGCTACATCCCCGTCATGGACGGCCGCATGCTGCTGGGGGTGATCTCGTTCTACGACGTCGCCAGGGCCGTGCTCGAGGCCCAGGGCTTCGAGAATCGCATGCTCAAGGCCTACATCCGCGACTGGCCCGGCGAACAGCGCGAGACCGAAGGGACGCTGTAG
- a CDS encoding amidohydrolase family protein — MWETLPKQYWLRRPRPVKFGDGHELGNWGTAWLVDGRIEPHPFGPGTHAANTPGMVLEEYGANRARAGDFTAFSLPVGCVTLGDVADRLTAMDKLGIDVQVLFPSTVYATIAADATLEGELFRAYNRYIGTRCRDAAKRLRWVGLLPMRDAEQARLAMKEMIAMGAAAAVVFGTVGDRMLSHPSFEPIWNEFSRTGLPLCVHMAMSFPPLAQLCESIQDANMIGKAMPAQLAFMAMAGHGMLDKYPSLKVAFLEFGGEWIFYSVGRMKQYAEVNKGRMADPSMLPKSEVDDLVKSGRIYLGPESSDAMLAHELKLLGDGQLLYSSDFPHGEGRDNAAMEIIERQDLTKEQKRKFLYDNAANFYGEP; from the coding sequence ATGTGGGAAACCCTTCCCAAACAGTATTGGCTGCGGCGTCCGCGGCCGGTCAAATTCGGCGACGGCCATGAACTCGGCAATTGGGGTACGGCGTGGCTGGTCGACGGCCGCATCGAACCGCATCCGTTCGGACCCGGCACCCATGCCGCCAATACCCCTGGCATGGTGCTGGAGGAATACGGCGCCAACCGCGCGCGCGCCGGCGACTTCACCGCATTCTCCCTGCCCGTCGGCTGTGTCACGCTGGGCGACGTCGCCGACCGCCTCACCGCGATGGACAAGCTGGGCATCGACGTCCAGGTCCTGTTCCCCAGCACGGTCTACGCGACCATCGCCGCGGACGCCACGCTGGAAGGCGAACTCTTCCGCGCCTACAACCGCTACATCGGCACGCGCTGCCGGGACGCCGCCAAGCGCCTGCGCTGGGTCGGCCTGCTGCCCATGCGGGACGCCGAGCAGGCCCGGCTGGCCATGAAAGAAATGATCGCCATGGGCGCGGCCGCCGCCGTGGTGTTCGGGACCGTGGGCGACCGCATGCTGTCGCACCCGAGCTTCGAGCCGATCTGGAACGAGTTCTCGCGCACCGGGCTGCCGCTGTGCGTGCACATGGCCATGAGCTTCCCGCCGCTGGCGCAATTGTGCGAGTCGATCCAGGACGCCAACATGATCGGCAAGGCCATGCCCGCGCAACTGGCCTTCATGGCCATGGCCGGCCACGGCATGCTGGACAAGTACCCCAGCCTGAAGGTCGCGTTCCTGGAGTTCGGCGGCGAATGGATCTTCTATTCGGTGGGGCGCATGAAGCAATACGCCGAAGTCAACAAGGGCCGAATGGCCGATCCCAGCATGCTGCCCAAGAGTGAAGTGGACGACCTGGTGAAATCGGGACGCATCTACCTGGGCCCCGAATCCAGCGACGCCATGCTGGCGCACGAACTCAAGCTGCTGGGCGATGGCCAGCTTCTTTATTCCTCGGACTTTCCCCATGGCGAAGGGCGGGACAACGCCGCGATGGAGATCATCGAACGCCAGGATCTCACCAAGGAGCAGAAGCGCAAGTTCCTTTACGACAACGCGGCCAACTTCTACGGCGAACCCTGA
- a CDS encoding isochorismatase family protein has translation MKADAYRDLSDAQPLLSLAARVDVAHTAVLVIDMQNDFCAPGGYVERVIGKDTAACCAIVPPLQALIDAAREHGIPVFWLRACYRPDLLPASMRTKLAEQGITDVCCDRDTWGYDWYGVQPLSGEPVLEKNSYDGFVGTTLEHELRARGIRTLVFAGVQTNICVEATLRHANALGFHCVVPEDCVASHTQPAHEATLNNVRFLLGDVTRLDTLASHWRASPPRVYLNYTQEELDRAYDQRAWADNRDAMLAWYAQASASAREQYPHHRHVPYGPGPHETLDIFPAQRQGAPIHVHVHGGGWRNLSKDDESFLARTLVPAGGVLVVLDFSLIPEVRLPDMIAQTRRALAWVHAKASRFGGDPGRIHLSGHSSGAHMAAVLATTDWESLHLPADLIKSALLISGMYDLHPVMLSARSGYVELQPDEIERYSPIRHLSRLRCPAVVAIGDRESPEFQRQARDFVRAAQEQDRQVELMLLPATNHYEIVTRLNDPGSALSQAALRLMGLPG, from the coding sequence TTGAAAGCCGACGCCTATCGCGACTTATCGGATGCGCAGCCCCTCCTTTCCCTGGCCGCCCGAGTGGACGTTGCCCACACGGCCGTGCTGGTGATCGACATGCAGAACGATTTCTGCGCCCCCGGCGGCTATGTCGAGCGCGTCATCGGCAAGGACACCGCGGCGTGCTGCGCCATCGTGCCCCCGCTCCAGGCCCTGATCGACGCCGCGCGCGAACATGGCATCCCGGTCTTCTGGCTGCGCGCCTGCTACCGGCCCGACCTGCTGCCCGCGTCCATGCGCACCAAGCTGGCCGAGCAAGGCATCACCGACGTCTGCTGCGATCGCGATACGTGGGGCTACGACTGGTACGGCGTCCAGCCGCTGTCCGGCGAACCGGTGCTGGAGAAAAACAGCTACGACGGCTTCGTCGGCACTACCCTCGAACACGAACTGCGCGCCCGCGGCATCCGTACACTGGTTTTCGCGGGCGTCCAGACCAACATCTGCGTCGAAGCCACGCTGCGTCATGCGAACGCGCTGGGCTTCCACTGCGTCGTGCCCGAGGATTGCGTGGCATCGCACACGCAACCCGCGCACGAGGCCACGCTGAACAACGTCCGCTTCCTGCTGGGCGACGTCACCCGCCTGGACACGCTCGCGTCCCACTGGCGGGCCTCGCCGCCGCGCGTCTACCTGAACTACACGCAGGAGGAGCTGGATCGCGCCTACGACCAGCGAGCCTGGGCCGACAACCGGGACGCCATGCTGGCCTGGTACGCGCAGGCCAGCGCCAGCGCCCGCGAGCAATACCCGCACCACCGGCACGTTCCCTATGGCCCGGGCCCCCACGAGACGCTGGACATCTTTCCGGCGCAGCGGCAAGGCGCGCCCATCCACGTCCACGTGCACGGCGGCGGCTGGCGCAATCTGAGCAAGGACGACGAATCCTTCCTGGCGCGCACGCTCGTCCCCGCGGGCGGCGTGCTGGTGGTGCTGGATTTTTCGCTGATTCCCGAGGTGCGCCTGCCCGACATGATCGCCCAGACCCGCCGTGCGCTGGCCTGGGTCCACGCCAAGGCGTCGCGCTTCGGCGGCGACCCCGGACGCATCCACCTGTCGGGCCACTCGTCCGGCGCTCATATGGCCGCGGTTCTGGCGACCACGGACTGGGAATCCCTGCACCTGCCCGCCGACCTGATCAAGAGCGCGCTGCTGATCAGCGGCATGTACGACCTGCATCCCGTGATGCTCAGCGCCCGCAGCGGCTACGTCGAACTCCAGCCGGACGAGATCGAGCGCTACAGCCCGATCCGGCACCTGTCACGCCTGCGCTGTCCGGCCGTGGTCGCGATCGGCGACCGGGAAAGCCCGGAATTCCAGCGGCAGGCGCGGGACTTCGTCCGCGCCGCGCAGGAACAGGACAGGCAGGTGGAGCTGATGCTGCTGCCCGCCACCAACCACTACGAAATCGTGACCCGGTTGAACGACCCCGGCTCTGCCCTTTCCCAGGCCGCGCTGCGGCTCATGGGCCTGCCGGGTTGA
- the leuC gene encoding 3-isopropylmalate dehydratase large subunit has protein sequence MPQTLYDKLWDAHVVHQEEDGTCLIYIDRHLVHEVTSPQAFEGLKLAGRPVWRISANLAVADHNVPTHNRDQGIADPISRLQVDTLDANCQDYGIVEFDMGDRRQGIVHVIGPEQGATLPGMTVVCGDSHTSTHGAVAAMAFGIGTSEVEHALATQTLLVKKNKNMQVRVEGKLPAGCTAKDLVLHVIGKIGTAGGTGHAIEFAGSTIRDLSVEGRMTICNMAIEAGARVGLVAVDEKTIEYFRGRPYAPKGQAWDQAVAYWNTLHSDEGAHFDRVVEVDAAEIQPQVTWGTSPEMVLPVGANVPDPASEKDETRRSGVARALEYMGLTANMPITDIKIDKVFIGSCTNSRIEDFRAAAAVLRGKRVASNVKLALAVPGSGLVKAQAEQEGLDKVFIEAGFEWRDPGCSMCLAMNDDRLEPGERCASTSNRNFEGRQGAGGRTHLVSPAMAAAAAVAGHFVDVRKVN, from the coding sequence ATGCCTCAGACCCTTTACGACAAGCTGTGGGACGCCCACGTCGTCCATCAGGAAGAAGACGGTACCTGTCTGATCTACATCGATCGCCATCTGGTCCACGAAGTGACCAGCCCGCAGGCGTTCGAAGGGCTGAAGCTGGCCGGCCGCCCGGTGTGGCGCATCAGCGCCAACCTGGCGGTGGCCGACCATAACGTGCCCACGCACAACCGCGACCAGGGCATTGCCGATCCGATCTCGCGCCTGCAGGTGGATACGCTGGATGCCAACTGCCAGGACTACGGCATCGTCGAGTTCGACATGGGCGATCGCCGCCAGGGCATCGTGCACGTGATCGGGCCCGAGCAGGGCGCGACGCTGCCGGGCATGACCGTGGTTTGCGGCGATTCGCACACCAGCACGCACGGCGCCGTGGCCGCGATGGCCTTCGGCATCGGTACCTCCGAGGTCGAGCACGCGCTGGCCACGCAGACGCTGCTGGTCAAGAAGAACAAGAATATGCAGGTGCGGGTCGAGGGCAAGCTGCCCGCCGGCTGCACCGCCAAGGACCTGGTCCTGCACGTGATCGGCAAGATCGGCACGGCGGGCGGGACGGGGCATGCCATCGAGTTCGCCGGCAGCACGATCCGCGACCTGTCGGTCGAAGGCCGCATGACCATCTGCAACATGGCCATCGAGGCCGGCGCGCGCGTCGGGCTGGTGGCGGTGGACGAGAAGACCATCGAGTATTTCCGCGGCCGTCCCTACGCGCCCAAGGGCCAGGCCTGGGACCAGGCGGTGGCGTACTGGAACACCCTGCACTCGGACGAAGGCGCGCATTTCGACCGCGTGGTCGAGGTCGACGCGGCCGAGATCCAGCCGCAGGTCACCTGGGGCACTTCGCCCGAGATGGTGCTGCCGGTGGGCGCCAACGTGCCGGATCCGGCCAGCGAGAAGGACGAGACCCGCCGTTCGGGCGTGGCGCGCGCGCTGGAGTACATGGGCCTGACGGCGAACATGCCGATCACCGACATCAAGATCGACAAGGTCTTCATCGGCTCGTGCACCAACTCGCGCATCGAGGATTTCCGTGCCGCCGCGGCGGTACTGCGCGGCAAGCGCGTGGCCTCCAACGTCAAGCTGGCGCTGGCCGTGCCCGGTTCGGGCCTGGTCAAGGCGCAGGCCGAGCAGGAAGGCCTGGACAAGGTCTTCATCGAGGCCGGCTTCGAGTGGCGCGATCCCGGCTGCTCGATGTGCCTGGCCATGAACGACGACCGCCTGGAACCGGGCGAACGCTGCGCCTCGACCTCGAACCGCAATTTCGAGGGCCGGCAGGGCGCGGGCGGCCGCACCCACCTGGTGAGCCCCGCGATGGCGGCGGCCGCCGCCGTGGCAGGTCATTTCGTCGATGTCCGCAAGGTCAACTAA
- a CDS encoding alpha/beta hydrolase yields MNERPAPYDIEATVPDFRTHLQRYAEASRLTREQRPTRLDLAYGEGAAQTLDVYLADAPHAPVVIYLHGGAWKGSSKSDRGFPAHTFGPAGAIWLSMEYPLAPAASVDDMVASVRQGVAWVHRHAASFGGDPDRIFLCGNSAGGHLAGMAAATDWAGQGLPADLVKGVTTVSGIFDMRPMAQSLMNEWLRLDAESAARNSPLLHLPRAACPLVCAVGEKELPEFVEQSAGYARAWAAAGAPSRFLPMKGHDHFSIIDELNRPDGPLVAAMFEQIGLRNRGATARAHT; encoded by the coding sequence ATGAACGAACGCCCCGCACCCTACGACATCGAGGCCACGGTCCCCGATTTCCGCACCCACCTGCAACGCTACGCCGAGGCCAGCCGGCTCACGCGCGAGCAACGGCCGACCCGGCTCGACCTCGCCTACGGCGAGGGGGCCGCGCAAACGCTGGACGTCTATCTGGCGGACGCGCCCCACGCCCCCGTGGTGATCTACCTGCACGGCGGCGCCTGGAAAGGCTCGAGCAAGTCGGACCGCGGCTTTCCCGCCCATACCTTCGGGCCGGCGGGCGCCATCTGGCTCTCCATGGAATACCCCCTGGCGCCCGCGGCCAGCGTGGACGACATGGTCGCGTCCGTACGCCAGGGCGTGGCGTGGGTCCATCGCCATGCGGCCTCGTTCGGCGGCGACCCCGACCGCATCTTTCTTTGCGGCAACTCCGCGGGCGGCCACCTGGCCGGCATGGCTGCCGCCACCGATTGGGCCGGACAGGGTCTGCCGGCCGATCTCGTCAAGGGCGTCACGACGGTCAGCGGGATCTTCGACATGCGGCCCATGGCGCAGTCGCTGATGAACGAATGGCTGCGCCTGGACGCGGAAAGCGCCGCGCGCAACAGTCCCCTGCTGCACCTGCCCCGCGCCGCCTGCCCCCTGGTCTGCGCGGTGGGTGAAAAGGAGTTGCCCGAATTCGTCGAGCAGTCCGCCGGCTATGCGCGCGCATGGGCCGCCGCGGGCGCCCCCTCGCGCTTCCTGCCCATGAAAGGCCACGACCACTTTTCCATCATCGACGAACTGAACCGGCCCGACGGCCCGCTGGTGGCGGCGATGTTCGAGCAGATCGGCCTTCGCAACCGCGGCGCCACGGCCCGCGCCCACACATGA
- a CDS encoding tripartite tricarboxylate transporter substrate binding protein — protein MKPFHHRLARYSLLLLPLAAHGAAWAQSNAYPSRPIRIVNPYGAGGLGDVSFRLIAPLMEKQLGQPLVIENKPGASGNLGAADVARAAPDGYTLLLGAVNNFATNQYLYRDMGFDPLTAFDPIALISNAPTIVVVNPAIPARSLRELAAYAKERPGKVNFGSPGIGTPPHLAAEYFANLANVSMTHVPFNGSPPVVLALLRNDVNVAFYTAGPIAGPLKAGTIQPIAVAANERLDILPNVPTTAEAGYGALQTGSWIGLAAPKGTDPAILDKLNAAVRQALADPEVRRRYADMGMLTGNTSRAQFSSLIDAEATRWKKVIADAGIAK, from the coding sequence ATGAAGCCGTTCCACCATCGCCTTGCCCGATATTCCCTGCTACTGCTGCCCCTGGCCGCCCATGGCGCAGCCTGGGCCCAGAGCAATGCCTACCCTTCCCGGCCCATACGCATCGTGAATCCCTATGGGGCGGGCGGGCTGGGAGACGTCAGCTTCCGCCTGATCGCGCCGCTGATGGAGAAACAGCTCGGTCAACCGCTCGTCATCGAGAACAAGCCCGGGGCCTCCGGCAACCTGGGCGCCGCGGACGTGGCGCGCGCCGCCCCGGACGGCTACACGCTGCTGCTGGGGGCAGTGAACAACTTCGCGACCAACCAGTACCTCTATCGCGACATGGGTTTCGATCCGCTGACCGCGTTCGACCCCATCGCGCTGATCAGCAATGCGCCCACGATCGTCGTCGTCAATCCCGCCATACCGGCCCGCAGCCTGCGCGAACTGGCCGCCTATGCGAAAGAGCGGCCGGGCAAGGTGAACTTCGGTTCGCCCGGCATCGGCACCCCGCCTCATCTCGCGGCCGAATACTTCGCCAACCTGGCCAACGTCTCGATGACCCACGTGCCGTTCAACGGCTCGCCCCCCGTCGTGCTGGCCTTGCTGCGCAACGACGTGAACGTGGCCTTCTACACCGCGGGTCCCATCGCAGGTCCGCTCAAGGCCGGCACCATCCAGCCCATCGCGGTCGCGGCCAACGAGCGGCTCGACATCCTGCCCAACGTGCCGACCACCGCGGAAGCGGGCTACGGCGCCCTGCAGACGGGCAGCTGGATAGGCCTGGCCGCGCCCAAGGGAACGGACCCGGCCATACTGGACAAGCTCAACGCCGCCGTACGGCAGGCGCTGGCCGATCCGGAGGTGCGCAGGCGCTATGCGGACATGGGCATGCTGACCGGCAACACCAGCCGCGCGCAGTTCTCGTCGCTGATCGACGCCGAGGCCACCCGGTGGAAGAAGGTGATCGCCGACGCGGGGATCGCGAAATGA
- a CDS encoding M48 family metallopeptidase yields the protein MKKTKRSPVLRRAAMAAAALALVAAAGCESVNTTQGGTIGIDRTQRMSSLVSEQQLDQQAVQLYQQTLSGARSKGQLNTNASQLARVRTISQRLIGQVGVFRPDATKWKWEVNVIDDKEVNAWCMPGGKIAVYTGLINTVKPSDDELAAVLGHEIAHALREHARERASEQMATSMGLSVLAAITGSQASSDLGGALANVMFGLPNSRLHETEADRMGVELAARAGYDPRAAVTLWTKMGQVGGSAPPEILSTHPSAESRIADLRQASEKVLPLYQQARR from the coding sequence ATGAAAAAGACCAAACGTTCTCCTGTCTTGCGCCGCGCCGCGATGGCCGCGGCGGCCCTGGCGCTGGTGGCCGCGGCCGGCTGCGAGTCGGTCAATACCACCCAGGGCGGCACGATAGGCATCGACCGCACGCAGCGCATGTCCAGCCTGGTATCCGAGCAGCAGCTCGACCAGCAGGCGGTCCAGCTCTACCAGCAGACGCTGTCGGGGGCCCGCAGCAAGGGCCAGCTCAACACGAACGCCTCCCAGCTCGCCCGTGTGCGGACGATTTCCCAGCGCTTGATCGGGCAGGTGGGGGTGTTCCGGCCCGATGCGACGAAGTGGAAGTGGGAAGTCAACGTCATCGACGACAAGGAAGTGAACGCCTGGTGCATGCCGGGCGGCAAGATCGCGGTCTATACCGGGTTGATCAATACCGTGAAGCCGTCCGACGACGAGCTGGCGGCGGTACTGGGCCACGAGATCGCGCACGCGCTGCGCGAACACGCGCGCGAGCGGGCGTCCGAACAGATGGCGACGAGCATGGGCTTGAGCGTGCTGGCGGCGATCACGGGGTCGCAGGCGAGTTCGGACCTGGGCGGGGCGCTGGCCAACGTGATGTTCGGGCTGCCGAACAGCCGCTTGCATGAGACGGAGGCCGACCGGATGGGGGTGGAACTGGCAGCCCGGGCGGGCTATGACCCGCGGGCGGCGGTGACGTTGTGGACCAAGATGGGACAGGTCGGCGGTTCGGCGCCGCCCGAGATCCTGTCCACCCACCCGTCGGCCGAGTCCCGTATCGCGGACCTGCGGCAGGCTTCCGAGAAGGTGTTGCCGCTGTACCAGCAGGCTCGACGCTAG
- a CDS encoding ABC transporter substrate-binding protein, giving the protein MLTLTLACAAYDRTRPLIDGRVAIEGVVLQATTLHPEAAFARAKAAEFDLTELSLSGYLRSLEAGNPPYVALPVFPSRAFRHGGIYVHAGKGIRSPSDLRGRIIGTPDYKTTANVWIRAFLAHDHGVQPHEIQWVEAPMEAGEPGPAAATAVPGVSILAPPDQDLAGMLARGEIDAVIGAKVPSSFGAGQDAVVRLFPDHQRVEQAYYRRTGFFPIMHLLGLRRELHERHPWLAQAVCHGFEAARRMALQDIRDVCQLAATLPWVTAEYQRTVDLMGEDYWPYGLDANQEVLQAFALYHFQQGLSGRLHAPRDWLAPTDFSSNRITTRSA; this is encoded by the coding sequence ATGCTGACGCTGACGCTTGCCTGCGCCGCCTATGACCGGACGCGGCCGCTGATCGACGGACGGGTCGCCATCGAGGGCGTCGTCCTTCAGGCGACGACGCTGCACCCCGAGGCCGCCTTCGCGCGCGCGAAGGCGGCCGAGTTCGACCTGACCGAGCTGTCCTTGAGCGGCTACCTGCGGTCGCTGGAGGCCGGGAACCCGCCCTATGTCGCGCTGCCGGTCTTTCCTTCTCGCGCCTTCCGGCACGGCGGCATCTACGTGCACGCGGGCAAGGGCATCCGGTCCCCTTCCGACCTGCGCGGCAGGATCATCGGAACGCCGGACTACAAGACGACGGCCAATGTCTGGATCCGGGCCTTCCTGGCCCACGACCACGGCGTCCAGCCTCACGAGATACAGTGGGTGGAAGCCCCCATGGAGGCCGGCGAACCCGGCCCGGCCGCCGCCACCGCCGTACCGGGAGTCTCCATCCTCGCCCCGCCGGACCAGGACTTGGCCGGCATGCTGGCGCGCGGGGAGATCGATGCGGTCATCGGCGCCAAGGTGCCATCCAGCTTCGGCGCCGGACAGGACGCCGTGGTCCGGTTGTTCCCGGACCATCAACGGGTCGAGCAGGCGTACTACCGGCGCACCGGCTTCTTTCCCATCATGCATCTGCTGGGCCTGCGGCGCGAGCTGCACGAGCGCCATCCGTGGCTGGCCCAGGCGGTCTGCCACGGCTTCGAGGCCGCCCGGCGCATGGCGCTGCAGGACATCCGGGACGTCTGCCAGCTGGCCGCCACCCTGCCCTGGGTCACGGCGGAATACCAGCGCACCGTGGACCTGATGGGCGAGGACTACTGGCCCTACGGCCTGGACGCCAACCAGGAGGTGCTCCAGGCCTTCGCGCTCTACCACTTCCAGCAAGGCTTGTCCGGCCGGCTGCACGCCCCCCGCGATTGGCTTGCGCCCACGGATTTTTCTTCGAACCGCATCACCACGAGATCCGCATGA
- a CDS encoding GntR family transcriptional regulator: MMKLASVLPAGQPAPSTGQNFASTIATRLRNDIVSGRRPPGARLSIEELKGDFGVSLSPLREALARLATEGFVVNEDKKGFKVAPVSRENLLEVAKLQSTLEPMALRESIRHGNRDWEDGIVLTHHRLSRYERPEQKDGGVVDEWEAHHREFHLALLAACRMPLALMVCDSLQHFSARYRRLFLAYKPFDRDVAQEHRSLVDATLDRKEDLAAEILAEHIERTARNILAALDAGGVAAAS; encoded by the coding sequence ATGATGAAACTGGCATCGGTGTTGCCGGCTGGACAGCCGGCTCCGAGCACGGGACAGAATTTCGCGAGCACGATTGCGACCCGGTTACGCAACGACATCGTTTCCGGCAGGCGTCCCCCAGGTGCCAGGCTTTCCATCGAAGAACTCAAGGGGGACTTCGGCGTCAGCCTTTCCCCGCTGCGCGAGGCCCTGGCCAGGCTGGCCACCGAGGGCTTCGTGGTCAACGAAGACAAGAAAGGGTTCAAGGTCGCGCCGGTATCGCGCGAGAACCTGCTCGAGGTCGCGAAACTGCAGTCCACGCTCGAGCCCATGGCCCTGCGCGAGTCCATCCGGCACGGCAACCGCGACTGGGAGGACGGCATCGTCCTGACCCACCACCGGCTGTCGCGCTACGAGCGTCCGGAACAGAAGGACGGCGGCGTCGTCGACGAGTGGGAAGCGCATCACCGCGAGTTCCACCTGGCGCTGCTGGCGGCCTGCCGCATGCCGCTGGCGCTGATGGTGTGCGATTCGCTCCAGCATTTCAGCGCGCGCTACCGGCGCCTGTTCCTGGCCTACAAGCCCTTCGATCGCGACGTCGCCCAGGAACACCGTTCGCTGGTGGATGCGACGCTGGACCGCAAGGAAGACCTGGCCGCGGAGATCCTGGCCGAGCACATCGAGCGAACAGCTCGAAACATCCTGGCGGCGCTGGATGCGGGCGGTGTGGCGGCGGCGAGTTGA
- the aroC gene encoding chorismate synthase → MPGSTLGELFCVTNFGESHGPAVGCVIDGCPPGMSLTEADIQVELDRRRPGTSRHVTQRQEPDQVEILSGVYEGKTTGTPIALLIRNQDARSKDYSNIAETFRPGHADYTYWHKFGIRDPRGGGRSSARLTAPTVAAGAVAKKWLAERYGVRVRGYMSQLGDIDIPFEDWDAVHTNPFYAAGNSRVAELEAYMDQLRRDGDSVGARIEVVAENVPVGLGEPVYGRLDADIAYAMMGLNAVKAVEIGAGFHSVEQRGTEHGDELTPEGFLSNNAGGILGGIATGQPITVSLGIKPTSSIRSPRRSIDKQGAPTVVETHGRHDPCVGIRATPIAEALLALVLADHALRHRAQCADVSVQTPRLGLARG, encoded by the coding sequence ATGCCAGGCAGCACCCTCGGAGAACTCTTCTGCGTCACCAATTTCGGTGAATCCCACGGACCCGCCGTCGGCTGTGTGATCGACGGCTGCCCGCCTGGGATGTCGCTGACCGAGGCCGATATCCAGGTCGAGCTGGACCGCCGGCGTCCCGGTACGTCGCGCCACGTCACCCAGCGGCAGGAACCCGATCAGGTCGAGATCCTGTCCGGCGTCTACGAGGGCAAGACCACCGGTACGCCGATCGCGTTGCTGATCCGCAACCAGGACGCGCGCAGCAAGGATTACAGCAACATCGCGGAAACCTTCCGCCCCGGCCACGCCGACTACACCTACTGGCACAAGTTCGGCATTCGCGATCCGCGCGGCGGCGGCCGTTCGTCGGCCCGCCTGACGGCACCCACGGTGGCAGCCGGCGCGGTGGCCAAGAAGTGGCTGGCCGAGCGCTACGGCGTGCGCGTGCGCGGCTATATGAGCCAGCTGGGCGACATCGACATTCCGTTCGAGGACTGGGACGCTGTCCATACCAACCCGTTCTACGCGGCCGGCAACAGCCGCGTGGCCGAACTCGAGGCCTACATGGACCAGTTGCGCCGCGACGGCGACTCGGTGGGCGCGCGCATCGAGGTGGTGGCCGAGAACGTGCCGGTGGGCCTGGGCGAGCCGGTGTACGGCCGCCTGGACGCCGACATCGCCTACGCCATGATGGGCCTGAACGCGGTGAAGGCGGTGGAGATCGGGGCCGGTTTCCACAGCGTCGAGCAGCGCGGCACCGAGCATGGCGACGAACTCACGCCGGAGGGCTTTCTGTCGAACAATGCCGGCGGCATCCTGGGCGGAATCGCCACCGGACAGCCGATCACGGTGTCGCTGGGCATCAAGCCCACCTCCAGCATCCGCAGCCCGCGCCGGTCCATCGACAAGCAGGGCGCCCCGACGGTGGTCGAGACCCACGGGCGCCACGATCCCTGCGTGGGCATCCGCGCCACGCCCATCGCCGAGGCCCTGCTGGCCCTGGTGCTGGCCGACCACGCGTTGCGCCATCGCGCGCAATGCGCCGACGTGTCGGTCCAGACCCCGCGCCTGGGTCTGGCGCGCGGATAA